The following proteins are encoded in a genomic region of Methanomicrobiales archaeon HGW-Methanomicrobiales-1:
- a CDS encoding adenylosuccinate lyase encodes MAVHPIEERYGTKEMRAVWSEKNRFSCIVSAEVALAKAEAHHGMIPAAAAVEISEKAHDASLERAKEIELEISHDMMAIVKAISEVTGESGRWVHYGATSNDILDTATGLQLGQTLDLIDQKLRQLLGVLLKRSVETKLLVCIGRTHGQHGVPTTYGLRFAIWASEIGRHIVRLEQLRPRVVVGQMTGAVGTQAALGPKGMEVQATMMEYLGMSSVDVSSQVISRDRYAEFFMFCAGVATTLDKIGIEIRSLQRTEIGEVEEAFGAKQVGSSTMPHKRNPIKSEQVCGLARIIRSAVEPALQNNTLWDERDLTNSSCERVLFPEASILTDHCLRLMTVVLDGLVINRAGIRRNLAFLHGINMAESVMIELTKKGMTRQDSHERIRMASMQALAENRPLADVLGADPEIVRYCSKNDIAALLNPDAYIGTSVSQVERVIEKLSPLSL; translated from the coding sequence ATGGCAGTCCACCCCATCGAAGAGCGTTATGGCACGAAAGAGATGCGTGCCGTCTGGAGTGAGAAGAACCGCTTTTCCTGTATTGTCAGCGCCGAAGTTGCGCTGGCAAAAGCCGAGGCACACCACGGCATGATCCCGGCAGCAGCGGCAGTTGAGATCAGTGAGAAGGCCCACGATGCCTCGCTCGAACGGGCAAAGGAAATTGAGCTCGAGATCAGCCACGATATGATGGCGATTGTCAAGGCAATATCCGAAGTAACCGGTGAATCCGGGCGCTGGGTGCATTACGGTGCAACAAGCAATGACATCCTTGACACGGCAACCGGGCTTCAGCTCGGCCAGACGCTCGATTTGATCGACCAGAAACTGCGCCAGTTATTAGGTGTGCTCCTCAAACGCTCGGTCGAAACAAAATTATTGGTCTGTATCGGGCGGACGCACGGGCAGCATGGCGTGCCAACAACGTACGGGCTCCGGTTTGCCATCTGGGCAAGTGAGATCGGTCGGCACATAGTCCGCCTCGAACAACTGCGTCCCCGGGTCGTGGTCGGGCAGATGACAGGTGCGGTTGGTACGCAGGCAGCGCTCGGGCCCAAGGGGATGGAAGTGCAGGCAACCATGATGGAGTATCTTGGCATGAGTTCGGTGGACGTCTCAAGCCAGGTGATCTCCCGCGACCGGTATGCAGAGTTCTTCATGTTCTGTGCAGGTGTCGCTACAACGCTTGACAAGATCGGTATCGAGATTCGCTCTCTCCAGCGAACCGAGATTGGCGAAGTCGAAGAGGCGTTTGGGGCAAAACAGGTAGGCTCCTCCACGATGCCGCACAAACGTAACCCCATCAAGAGCGAGCAGGTGTGCGGCCTTGCCCGCATTATCCGCTCGGCAGTAGAACCCGCGCTCCAGAACAATACCCTCTGGGATGAACGGGACTTGACCAATTCCTCCTGCGAGCGGGTACTCTTCCCTGAGGCATCAATCCTTACCGATCACTGCCTGCGGCTCATGACGGTTGTTCTTGATGGCCTTGTGATCAACCGTGCGGGAATCCGCAGGAACCTTGCCTTCCTCCACGGGATCAACATGGCCGAATCGGTTATGATCGAGCTCACCAAAAAGGGCATGACCCGGCAGGACTCCCACGAGCGGATCCGGATGGCGAGCATGCAGGCGCTTGCCGAGAACCGGCCTCTCGCCGATGTGCTGGGAGCCGATCCTGAAATCGTGCGGTACTGTTCAAAAAATGATATTGCAGCACTTCTTAACCCGGACGCTTACATCGGCACATCAGTCAGTCAGGTGGAACGCGTTATAGAAAAGCTCTCTCCGCTCAGCCTGTGA